The following DNA comes from Methanofollis sp..
GCTCCACCTCCTCGTGGAGGATGGAGAGGGCGAGGTCGTACGTCCGGTGGTCCTTCCCCGCGGTCAGGGAGCAGACATGAGTGTACTGCCGCACCGCACACCTCTCCGCCTCCACGAGCACCTTCAGCATCGCCGTTGTGTCTGTCGGGTCCGCGGGCAGTTTTGCCGGCGGGCACCCGGAGACATTGTGGAAGTCCACCATATTCTCTGGCAGCTTCCCGCCCAGTTCATAGATCCTGGGCACCAGGGCCTCGAAGTGGTTTCTGTCCTCGATCCGTGCGGTCTCCGCGATCTCCTTGATCGTCTCCCCCTCCAGACCGATCAGGTTCACCCGCAGGATCGTGTAATAATAAAAGGTCGTCAGTTCTGCTGCGGCATTCTTCACCAGGAGGTCGACGAGATGGTCCACGTCGACCCCCGCATCCTCCACCATCTTCCGTGTAACTTTTGCCATAATACCCCCCGTGGGAGGGGAGGGTGGGGCCGCGCATTCATAAACATTCTCCCGCGCGACGGTCAGGCCGCGGCAGGGGGGCGGACGGCCCGGCCCCTCTCCGAGAGGAGGTCGAGCTCCAGGGCAGGTGCCGCTCTTCCCCAGGGCGCGAAGACCGCGTTTCGCAAGCGGTCCTTGAACCTGACCTTTGCCGAGAGGGTGATCCTGGCCCGAAGACTCGCGGCCCCGACCGACGCCCGGGCCAGGAGGTACATGTACCGCACGCCGCGCAGTTCGTCCGCGTCGGTCCGCTCGAAGTCCCAGAGAGTGCCGCTCTGGTCGAAGTTGAAGGCTGCCACCATCTTCGGGACGAGTTTCGTGTACTCGACGCCGGTCTCGATCGCCCCCTCCACCGCGGGCGTCGCCCCGACGACGGGGATGAACTGGAGAGAGGCGGTCAGTCCCATCCGGCTCGTCTCCTTCACCGGGTCGAGGACCCGCCTCGGGTACATCGTAGAGACCCGCGGCTGCCGTCCCCTCTCGTCAGGTTTCAGGACGACGATAAACCGCGCCGAGTGCAGCACCGTCTCCTCGCTCTCGGGCAGGAAAGAACAGCAGAGCCGGACCAGGAAAAAGTCGTACCTCTTCATATCGGCCCTGACAAAAGGATCGATCTTCTTCAGGTCGTCCTTCCCGAGCAGTCGGGCAAGGTTCTTCGTCTCCGGCCACCCGATCGCGACGGCCGGGAATGTCTCGGGCGCTTCCGGCATGCCGGTAACACG
Coding sequences within:
- the dps gene encoding DNA protection during starvation protein produces the protein MAKVTRKMVEDAGVDVDHLVDLLVKNAAAELTTFYYYTILRVNLIGLEGETIKEIAETARIEDRNHFEALVPRIYELGGKLPENMVDFHNVSGCPPAKLPADPTDTTAMLKVLVEAERCAVRQYTHVCSLTAGKDHRTYDLALSILHEEVEHESWFSEFLGEGPSGHFLRRGETSPFVSKFLR